A single region of the Syngnathus acus chromosome 6, fSynAcu1.2, whole genome shotgun sequence genome encodes:
- the LOC119123967 gene encoding mucin-2-like isoform X49, with amino-acid sequence MLPALSMGTVAAMRWERVALFFLTVSVGIEVKARLVSNHVGSICSTWGREHFKTFDGDVYQFSGTCEYNLASDCHEAMQEFSVHMRREQNDGNPTVAYLVVTINDLAFRLTKEGVTVNGQIIELPYYNSGVQVENNAVYIKLQSKVGLVVMWNGDDAVMVEVDRDYANHTCGLCGDYNGDHIYNELIYNDRIISRIEFGNIHKVHNPNDDCEDPFEELEDVQAEDSCDEFRTTCNQLLISEPWSPCTQLIDPTPYLQACVQDLCSCNNRTNDTCVCSTLSEFSRQCSHAGGVPPNWRTQDFCAKQCPYNMVYEESGSPCMDTCTHQDTSSLCEDHRMDGCFCPPGTVFDDISMRGCIEQSECQCMHGRIYNSSEGYQQDKEICTCFQGRWSCEYLQGPATCAVEEGFHISTFDGKSYTFHGDCYYTLAKVESKDDSSPKFTIQAQLVPCVNQRFDTCLKALKILINNDRNNVLMFISDGTVKQNQQSITLPYQTADINIFHASSFHILLHTSFGLQIQIQHVPLMQVYVRLDESYNGKTRGLCGNYNLVVSDDMKTPQGIVEGTATSFGNAWKSSLMCRDSRERLDDPCSLSLENDLYAKHWCALLLQPNSTFEQCHSFVDPAAYYKRCTYASCNCDKSEACLCAVFSSYARACASKGVFLMDWRANVCDKYTRTCPQTQIFSYKHQRCELTCRSLSSTLQTCPSDFLPVDGCSCPEGQYLDDHSICIPKEKCPCYHNEAIIQPGKSINIKDEHCVCSNGVLHCQSWRIRSSACPPHKVYFNCSDPGSGQLGVQCAATCLNLDSDECLFGLSWQDSNDCESGCRCPDELFDDGRGYCVEKSQCPCKHDGIFYAPGTQIPNQCNTCICRSGKWQCTEEKCPGTCIIYGSGHYNTFDQRTYGFQGHCSYVAVKNKCGNKTVQDNFGVITENVPCGTTGTTCSKTVRIQLGRMEIKLSKGKYEEIELDTGNEIKYTIRTVGMYLVVESVFGMAVMWDRKTTVRILLEPQHSGEVCGLCGDFDDNEQNDFTTQGQLLVTNMLEFANSWKTGSSCPNVEVNGDPCKAAPSRHHWSKMMCGIITGKTFQPCHNTVDPLPFYENCVQDSCACDAGGDCECFCTAVGAYAQACNEAGVCVGWRTPDICPVYCDYYNNPDECRWHYNPCHQPCYKTCLNLEGVCSNPLPSLEGCYPVCPEDKPIFDEDHQICVEECEGCFYNGSRYDEYEVIYNVTDNLGMCYYAICINRTVIFGNETCATTTAAPPTTPITEGPSTTYTIPTTTPTVNYTTTVEVTRTTISTTISTEPPTTTEGMTTTKSTTVPPLSSTTNEGPITESTQPTSQATAPVVTVHTSTTEGTTTTIKSTTTPLGSTTTESPTSTTTLAGPSTTTEIPTTSTKSTTTPARPSTTTEGPTTTTKSTTTPSGPTTTTEGPTTTTTPAGPSTTTQGPTTTIKATTTPSGPSTTTEGPTTTTKSTTTPAGPSTTTEGPTTTTKSTTTPSGPITTTEGPATTTTPARPSTTTQGPTTTTKSTTTPAGPSTTTEGPTTTTKSTTTPSGPTTTTEGPTTTTKSTMTPAGPSTTTEGPTTTIKSTTIPSGSTTTEGPTTPTTPAGPSTTTQVPTTTTRATTTPAGPSTTSEGPTTTTKSTTTPSGPSTTTEGQTTTTKSTTIPSGPTTTTEGPTTTTTPAGPSTTTEGSTTTTKSTTTPAGPSTTTEGPTTTTKSTTTTAGPSTTSEGPTTTTKSTTIPSGSTTTTEGPTTTTPAGPSTTTQGPTTTTKSTTTPAGPSTTTEGPTTTTKSTTTPAGPSTTTQGPATTTTPAGPSTTTQGPTTTTKSTITPAGPSTTIEGPTTTTKSTTTPAGPSTTTEGQTTTKFTTTSSGPTTTTEGPKATTTPAGPSTTTEGPTTTTKSTTTPAGPSTTTGGPTTTTKSTTTPAGPTTTTEGPTTTMGPSTTHEGPTTTSISTTTSTGPSTTTEGPTTIVISTTLLKPTTTNEGTTTPCFCVINGKHYNPGETIFDREHIGSGICLTMICSNICEIQNKTEPCWTTPLPKPTPSVPWCPEWDVLQNETFVLCNCTMARCIENNTIEIIPYECPPLKNITCANGKDPVLVYDDNVCCQQYVCDCECKGWGDPHYITFDGLYYNYQGNCTYVLMEEITPKYDLKIYVDNVYCDAIQHVTCPRSLIISYEANVFVLKTQNLIGASELEAFKDEKRLRLPYIQQDIVIFSSGIELVVKIIPLEVVITFGISDFTINLPSKNFDSNTQGQCGNCNNNQADDCMLPGGQIIQSCSLMADFWPAKDIYQPNCQIPSVIPTNEPLPPPTLIPCKPDSECDLILSSVFEECHPLVKPDDYYQGCVFDSCHVSNPTIECTSLHMYADACAQAGVCLHWRNHTTHCESDCPLDKVYKPCGTVQQPTCEDSPYKQRLDYQTEGCFCPDGMKLFNKDSNICVEECGCIDAGGIPRVFNERFEYNCQNCICEKTTKAVTCQPKVCPPPPALNCSVSGFALVNQTNPADPCCSILACRCQSNTCPHIDPECPIGFTVNIDVPEGKCCPEYTCEPKNVCVHKNGIYQLGESVPVVPCQDCVCTDLVDPTNGLLQIKCEVQQCQQLCEQGFRYAEPRTNECCGRCVQTHCLFNVSGNEQVLRQGDIWSPPNDQCEHYTCVRSGEALTAIGTRIVCPPFELSNCQPNTIQTAANGCCQICMEQEKACKPVPNKVHITHKNCRSTEELDIPYCEGSCNTYTKYSLETATLQPTCSCCKGYRSSNRTVDLLCINGDVVPYTYIHVDECRCALSDCSKTAAAPARRRRSFTLL; translated from the exons ATGTTACCCGCGTTGTCCATGGGAACTGTGGCAGCCATGAGGTGGGAACGAGTGGCCTTGTTTTTCCTGACTGTGTCTGTTGGGATTGAAGTCAAGGCCAGACTGG TCAGCAACCATGTCGGCAGCATCTGCAGTACGTGGGGCAGAGAACACTTCAAGACATTCGACGGAGACGTTTACCAGTTCTCCGGCACGTGCGAGTATAACCTCGCTTCGGATTGTCACGAGGCTATGCAAGAGTTCTCGGTGCATATGAGGAGGGAGCAGAATGATGGGAACCCCACCGTGGCCTACCTGGTGGTCACCATCAATGACCTGGCGTTCCGTCTCACCAAGGAAGGGGTCACTGTTAACGGCCAGAT aatCGAATTGCCGTACTATAATAGTGGAGTTCAAGTCGAAAATAATGCTGTATACATCAAACTGCAGTCTAAAGTCGGCCTTGTTGTCATGTGGAATGGTGACGATGCGGTCATG GTCGAGGTTGATCGTGACTACGCTAATCACACTTGTGGACTCTGCGGCGATTACAATGGCGATCATATCTACAATGAGTTGATTTACAATG ATCGAATAATCAGCCGCATTGAGTTTGGCAATATCCACAAGGTTCATAACCCAAATGATGACTGCGAGGACCCCTTTGAGGAGTTGGAAGATGTTCAAGCTGAGGATTCCTGCGATGAGTTT AGAACGACCTGCAACCAATTGCTGATTTCCGAGCCTTGGAGTCCCTGCACGCAGCTTATCGACCCTACGCCCTACCTGCAGGCTTGCGTGCAGGACTTGTGCAGCTGCAACAACCGCACAAACGACACTTGTGTCTGCAGCACACTCTCCGAGTTCTCCCGACAGTGTTCCCATGCTGGTGGAGTGCCTCCCAACTGGAGGACACAAGACTTCTGTG CTAAGCAGTGTCCTTACAACATGGTGTATGAGGAAAGCGGTTCTCCTTGCATGGACACGTGCACGCACCAGGACACCAGTTCCTTGTGTGAAGACCACCGAATGGATGGCTGCTTCTGCCCACCTG GCACTGTGTTTGATGATATTTCCATGAGAGGATGCATTGAGCAATCGGAATGTCAGTGCATGCATGGAAGAATCTACAACTCTAGTGAGGGCTATCAACAAGACAAGGAGATATG TACGTGTTTTCAGGGGAGATGGTCTTGTGAGTATCTTCAGGGCCCGGCTACGTGCGCAGTGGAGGAAGGTTTCCATATAAGCACCTTCGATGGCAAATCTTACACCTTCCACGGAGATTGTTATTACACACTAGCCAAAGTGGAAAGCAAG gATGACTCGAGTCCAAAGTTTACCATCCAAGCGCAGTTGGTGCCGTGTGTAAACCAACGTTTTGACACTTGTCTCAAGGCGCTGAAAATCCTGATAAACAATGACCGAAATAAT GTGTTAATGTTTATTTCTGATGGGACAGTCAAGCAGAACCAGCAAAGCATCACTTTGCCGTACCAGACAG CCGACATCAACATATTCCACGCGTCATCTTTTCACATCCTGCTACACACCAGTTTTGGGTTGCAAATTCAGATTCAGCACGTGCCTCTTATGCAAGTGTATGTCCGGCTGGATGAGAGCTACAACGGAAAGACACGCG GCTTATGTGGCAACTACAACCTGGTCGTGTCCGATGACATGAAAACCCCTCAGGGGATCGTCGAGGGGACGGCCACTTCATTTGGTAACGCCTGGAAATCCAGCCTCATGTGCCGAGACAGCAGGGAAAGACTTGATGACCCTTGTTCTCTCAGTCTGGAAAATG ACTTGTATGCCAAGCATTGGTGCGCCTTACTGTTACAACCAAATAGCACCTTTGAACAGTGCCATTCCTTCGTGGATCCTGCGGCGTACTACAAG CGCTGCACTTACGCTAGTTGCAACTGTGACAAGAGTGAAGCCTGCCTGTGTGCCGTCTTCTCTTCCTATGCCCGAGCGTGTGCCTCAAAGGGAGTCTTCTTGATGGACTGGAGAGCCAACGTGTGTG ACAAATACACAAGAACCTGCCCACAAACTCAGATCTTCTCATACAAGCATCAACGGTGCGAGCTGACCTGCAGATCGTTGAGTTCAACACTGCAAACTTGCCCATCTGACTTCCTGCCCGTGGACGGCTGCTCCTGCCCCGAGGGTCAATACCTGGATGACCATTCCATCTGCATCCCCAAAGAAAAGTGTCCCTGTTATCATAATGAGGCCATCATCCAGCCTGGGAAGTCGATCAACATCAAGGATGAACACTG TGTGTGCAGTAATGGGGTGCTGCATTGCCAATCTTGGAGAATCCGCTCATCAG CATGTCCACCACACAAAGTGTACTTCAACTGCTCCGACCCTGGCTCAGGACAACTCGGAGTCCAATGCGCGGCAACGTGTTTGAATCTGGACAGCGATGAATGT CTCTTTGGTCTTTCTTGGCAGGACTCCAACGATTGTGAATCAGGTTGTCGGTGTCCAGATGAGCTTTTTGACGACGGCAGAGGTTACTGTGTGGAAAAGTCACAATGTCCATGTAAACATGATGGAATATTCTATGCTCCTGGAACACAAATTCCAAATCAATGCAACACATG TATCTGCAGAAGTGGAAAATGGCAGTGCACAGAGGAAAAATGCCCTGGAACCTGTATTATATATGGAAGTGGCCATTATAATACATTTGATCAGCGGACATATGGCTTTCAAGGGCACTGCAGCTATGTTGCAGTAAAG AACAAATGTGGCAATAAAACAGTACAGGACAACTTTGGAGTAATCACAGAGAACGTGCCGTGTGGCACGACAGGCACCACATGCTCAAAAACTGTCCGAATCCAGTTAGGG cgAATGGAAATCAAGCTATCCAAAGGAAAGTATGAGGAGATCGAACTGGACACGGGCAATGAAATAAAGTACACGATAAGGACAGTCGGCATGTATTTGGTGGTGGAATCTGTATTTGGCATGGCGGTGATGTGGGATCGCAAAACAACTGTTCGGATCCTCTTGGAACCTCAACACAGT GGAGAAGTATGTGGCCTGTGTGGAGATTTTGATGACAATGAACAAAATGACTTCACTACTCAAGGTCAACTGTTAGTGACAAATATGTTAGAATTTGCAAACAGCTGGAAAACAGGCAGCAGTTGCCCAAATGTGGAAGTAAACGGCGACCCCTGTAAGGCAGCACCTTCTCGTCACCACTGGTCGAAAATGATGTGCGGCATTATAACTGGAAAAACATTCCAACCATGTCACAATACG GTGGATCCGCTTCCATTTTATGAAAACTGTGTACAAGACTCGTGTGCCTGTGATGCTGGAGGCGACTGTGAATGTTTCTGCACAGCAGTTGGAGCCTATGCTCAAGCTTGTAATGAAGCTGGTGTATGTGTTGGATGGAGAACTCCAGACATCTGTC CCGTCTACTGTGATTACTACAACAACCCAGATGAATGCCGGTGGCACTACAACCCATGTCATCAACCTTGCTACAAGACCTGCTTGAATCTCGAGGGAGTTTGTAGCAACCCCTTACCCAGCCTGGAGG gtTGTTATCCTGTATGTCCAGAAGATAAGCCCATATTTGATGAGGATCACCAGATATGTGTTGAAGAATGTGAAGGTTGCTTTTACAATGGATCAAGATATGATGAATATGAAGTTATTTACAATGTGACGGACAACCTCGGAATGTGCTACTATGCAATATGCATTAATAGAACAGTGatatttggaaatgaaacCTGTGCTACTACAACAGCGGCTCCGCCAACAACTCCAATAACTGAAGGTCCAAGCACCACCTACACAATACCTACAACCACACCAACAGTAAATTACACTACCACTGTAGAAGTAACCAGAACAACAATATCCACTACCATATCAACAGAACCTCCAACTACAACTGAAGGAATGACAACCACAAAATCAACAACTGTACCTCCTTTGAGTTCAACAACAAATGAAGGACCTATAACTGAAAGCACACAGCCCACAAGCCAAGCAACTGCCCCTGTTGTGACTGTACACACCTCAACAACTGAAGGAACCACTACGACTATTAAATCTACAACCACACCATTAGGTTCCACCACAACGGAAAGTCCGACAAGTACAACTACACTAGCAGGACCCAGTACAACAACCGAAATACCAACTACCTCAACAAAATCTACGACGACACCCGCAAGACCCAGCACCACAACTGAAGGTCCAACTACGACAACAAAATCTACAACCACACCATCAGGACCCACCACCACAACTGAAGGTCCGACaactacaaccacacctgcagGACCCAGCACAACTACTCAAGGTCCAACTACCACAATTAAAGCTACAACCACACCTTCAGGACCCAGCACAACTACAGAAGGACCAACTACTACAACTAAATCTACAACGACACCCGCAGGACCCAGCACCACAACTGAAGGACCAACTACGACGACAAAATCTACAACCACACCATCAGGACCCATCACCACAACTGAAGGTCCGGCaactacaaccacacctgcaAGACCCAGCACAACTACTCAAGGACCAACTACCACAACAAAATCTACAACCACACCCGCAGGACCCAGCACCACAACTGAAGGTCCAACTACGACAACAAAATCTACAACCACACCATCAGGACCCACCACAACAACTGAAG GTCCAACTACCACAACTAAATCTACAATGACACCCGCAGGACCTAGCACCACAACTGAAGGACCAACTACGACAATAAAATCTACAACCATTCCATCAGGATCCACCACAACTGAAGGTCCAACAACTCCAACCACACCTGCAGGACCCAGCACAACTACTCAAGTTCCAACTACCACAACTAGAGctacaaccacacctgcagGACCCAGCACAACAAGTGAAGGCccaactacaacaacaaaatctacaACGACACCCTCAGGACCCAGTACCACAACTGAAGGACaaactacaacaacaaaatccacAACCATACCATCAGGACCCACCACCACAACTGAAGGTCCGACaactacaaccacacctgcagGACCTAGCACAACTACTGAAGGGTCAACAACCACAACTAAAtctacaaccacacctgcagGACCCAGCACAACAACTGAAGGCccaactacaacaacaaaatctacaACGACAACCGCAGGACCTAGCACCACAAGTGAAGGACCAACTACAACGACAAAATCTACAACCATACCATCAGGATCCACCACCACAACTGAAGGTCCaactacaaccacacctgcag GACCCAGCACAACTACTCAAGGACCAACTACCACAACTAAAtctacaaccacacctgcaggacccagcaccacaactgaaggcccaactacaacaacaaaatctacaACGACACCCGCAGGACCCAGCACCACAACTCAAG GTCCAGCaactacaaccacacctgcagGACCCAGCACAACTACTCAAGGACCAACTACCACAACTAAATCTACAATCACACCTGCAGGACCAAGCACCACAATTGAAGGCCCAACTACAACAACCAAATCTACAACAACGCCCGCAGGACCCAGCACCACAACTGAAGGCCAAACGACAACAAAATTTACAACCACATCATCAGGACCCACCACCACAACGGAAGGTCCAAAAGctacaaccacacctgcagGACCCAGCACAACAACTGAAGGTCCAACTACCACAACTAAAtctacaaccacacctgcagGACCCAGCACAACAACTGGAG GACCAACTACCACAACAAAAtctacaaccacacctgcagGACCCACAACCACAACTGAAGGTCCAACGACAACCATGGGACCTAGCACAACACATGAAGGACCAACCACTACGTCAATATCTACAACCACATCCACAGGACCCAGCACAACAACTGAAGGGCCAACAACTATAGTAATATCTACCACTCTACTCAAACCTACAACTACAAATGAAGGCACAACTACGCCATGCTTCTGCGTAATAAATGGCAAGCACTACAACCCAG gtgaaacaatttttgacAGGGAACATATTGGATCGGGAATTTGTCTCACAATGATTTGTTCCAATATTTGTGAGATTCAAAACAAGACTGAACCTTGCTGGACTACACCCTTGCCAAAACCTACCCCCAGCGTTCCTTGGTGCCCTGAATGGGATGTTCTC cAAAATGAGACCTTCGTTTTGTGTAACTGCACAATGGCGAGATGCATCGAGAACAACACGATTGAAATCATTCCATACGAATGTCCGCCCTTAAAGAACATCACTTGTGCCAATGGAAAGGATCCTGTTCTTGTTTATGACGACAACGTCTGCTGCCAACAATATGTTTGTGACT GTGAATGTAAAGGCTGGGGAGATCCCCATTACATCACATTTGATGGCCTCTACTATAACTATCAAGGAAACTGTACATATGTCCTAATGGAAGAGATTACGCCAAAATATGATTTAAAGATTTATGTTGATAATGTCTACTGTGATGCCATTCAACATGTTACCTGCCCACGGTCATTAATTATATCGTACGAAGCCAACGTTTTTGTACTCAAGACCCAAAACCTTATTGGAGCGTCAGAACTAGAG gccTTCAAAGATGAAAAGCGTCTGAGACTTCCTTACATCCAACAAGACATTGTGATCTTCAGTTCTGGCATTGAATTAGTTGTAAAGATCATACCCTTAGAAGTGGTTATTACCTTTGGTATTAGTGACTTCACTATCAACCTGCCCTCTAAGAATTTTGACAGCAACACACAGGGCCAGTGCG GCAACTGCAACAACAACCAGGCAGACGACTGCATGCTTCCCGGAGGCCAGATTATCCAGAGCTGCAGTTTGATGGCAGACTTTTGGCCCGCCAAAGACATCTACCAACCCAACTGCCAAATACCGTCTGTGATCCCGACTAACGAACCTCTGCCCCCACCCACACTGATTCCATGCAAGCCAGACTCGGAATGTGATCTAATCTTGAGCAG CGTCTTTGAGGAGTGCCACCCCTTGGTCAAACCCGACGACTACTATCAAGGATGTGTTTTTGACAGCTGTCATGTTTCCAACCCAACAATAGAATGCACAAGTTTGCACATGTACGCCGACGCCTGTGCTCAAGCTGGAGTTTGTTTGCACTGGAGGAATCACACCACACACTGTG AAAGTGACTGCCCTCTCGACAAAGTGTACAAACCATGCGGTACTGTTCAGCAGCCAACCTGTGAAGACAG TCCTTATAAACAAAGGCTGGACTACCAAACTGAAGGCTGCTTCTGTCCTGATGGTATGAAGCTCTTCAACAAAGACTCCAACATATGTGTCGAAGAGTGCG GATGTATTGATGCTGGGGGTATTCCTCGTGTG TTTAATGAAAGGTTTGAGTACAACTGCCAGAACTGCATCTGTGAGAAGACCACCAAGGCCGTAACATGCCAACCAAAGGTTTGCCCGCCACCGCCGGCCCTCAACTGCTCTGTTTCAGGATTCGCCCTTGTTAACCAGACCAACCCAGCGGACCCGTGCTGCTCCATTCTAGCTTGCC GATGTCAAAGCAACACTTGTCCACACATCGACCCGGAGTGTCCAATTGGATTCACTGTCAATATCGATGTGCCAGAGGGGAAGTGCTGTCCCGAATACACATGCG AGCCCAAAAACGTTTGTGTCCACAAAAACGGTATATATCAG CTTGGTGAGTCGGTTCCTGTGGTTCCATGTCAGGACTGTGTCTGTACCGATCTGGTGGACCCCACAAATGGTTTATTACAAATAAAGTGTGAGGTTCAGCAATGCCAACAGCTCTGTGAACAG gGTTTTAGATATGCAGAACCTCGAACAAATGAATGCTGCGGAAGGTGTGTTCAGACGCATTGCCTCTTCAACGTTAGTGGAAATGAGCAGGTGCTCAGG CAAGGTGACATTTGGTCCCCACCGAACGATCAATGTGAGCATTACACATGCGTGAGGAGCGGCGAAGCTTTAACTGCCATCGGCACACGAATTGTGTGCCCGCCATTCGAGCTAAGCAACTGCCAACCT AACACCATTCAAACTGCAGCAAATGGATGTTGTCAAATTT GTATGGAGCAGGAAAAGGCTTGCAAGCCAGTGCCAAATAAAGTGCACATCACGCACAAGAACTGCCGATCTACTGAGGAGTTAGACATTCCATATTGTGAAGGATCTTGCAACACTTACACAAA ATACTCACTGGAGACAGCCACGCTCCAACCTACTTGCTCTTGTTGTAAGGGGTACCGATCTAGCAATCGCACGGTCGACTTGCTGTGTATCAACGGAGACGTCGTTCCTTACACCTACATCCACGTGGACGAGTGTAGATGTGCCCTCAGCGACTGCTCCAAAACTGCGGCAGCTCCAGCTCGAAGACGGCGAAGTTTTACTCTCTTGTAA